The following coding sequences are from one Culex quinquefasciatus strain JHB chromosome 1, VPISU_Cqui_1.0_pri_paternal, whole genome shotgun sequence window:
- the LOC119766404 gene encoding uncharacterized protein LOC119766404, producing MDKEFKAMFQQLMESQQKLITELAMSRTAPPTTPAPGTSTTDARMEALANSMTEFHYDPESNLTFENWYARHEDTLKCDAAGLDDAARVRLLLRKLSDATHAEYMNHILPKMTSETVDNLTKLFGAHVSLFSKRYHCLTLTKRASVDFQSYAGQVNRCCEDFGVAQCSVDAFKCLIFVCGLHNKQDAEIRTSLLAKLEGNANMTLDNLTAGCHRIINLRKDASIVEVSSDKSSVNAITHGRSDSTRHSSADQKPTATRSRSPHNSNNNNPHISSS from the coding sequence ATGGACAAGGAGTTTAAGGCGATGTTCCAGCAGCTGATGGAGTCGCAGCAGAAGCTCATCACCGAACTGGCCATGTCCCGGACGGCACCACCGACGACGCCCGCGCCTGGTACGTCGACGACGGATGCCCGTATGGAAGCTCTAGCCAACTCCATGACGGAGTTCCACTACGATCCGGAATCTAACCTCACATTCGAGAACTGGTACGCCCGCCATGAGGATACCCTGAAGTGTGACGCTGCCGGTTTGGACGATGCTGCCCGTGTTCGTCTCCTGCTTCGTAAGCTCAGCGACGCCACTCACGCAGAGTACATGAACCACATCCTGCCGAAGATGACGAGCGAAACTGTGGACAACCTGACGAAGCTGTTCGGCGCTCACGTCTCTCTCTTCTCCAAGCGGTACCACTGCCTCACGCTGACCAAGAGGGCCTCGGTTGACTTCCAGTCGTACGCCGGGCAGGTGAACCGCTGCTGCGAGGATTTCGGTGTGGCCCAGTGCAGCGTCGATGCTTTCAAGTGCCTCATATTCGTGTGTGGCCTACACAACAAGCAGGACGCTGAGATTCGCACATCTCTGCTGGCGAAGCTGGAAGGAAACGCGAACATGACCCTGGACAACCTCACTGCTGGATGTCACCGCATCATCAATCTCCGCAAAGATGCGTCTATTGTGGAGGTCTCAAGTGACAAATCATCGGTGAATGCGATCACCCACGGCCGTTCTGACAGCACACGACACTCATCAGCTGATCAGAAGCCCACTGCAACACGATCGCGCTCCCCTCACaactccaacaacaacaatccacACATTAGCAGCAGCTGA